The sequence GACGAATGGGATGACGTGATCCGCGTACATCTTCGCGGTCACTTCCTCCCGACTCGCGCCGCCGCCCAGTATTGGCGCGAGCAGCACAAGGCAGGACAGGTCCTCAATCCAGCCGTGATCAACACGACCTCGACATCCGGGCTGTTCAACCACGCCGGGCAGGGCAACTACGGGGCCGCGAAGACGGCGATCGCCTGCCTGACGATGATCAGCCAGTCGGAGTTCGGGCGCTATGGCGTACGGGTGAACGCGATCGCGCCGTCCGCGCTGACCCGGATGACCGCGCCCGCGGACGACGCGACGCTGGCGGACGAGGTCGTGGCGCGGCTGGACCCGGCGAACGTGTCGCCCTTCGTCGCCTACCTGGCCACCGAGACCTGCCCGATCGAGGGGCGGATCTTCTTCGTGTCCGGCGGGAAGGTGCTCCTGTTCCAGCCCTTCGCCATCGTCGACGGGATCGAGACCGAGGGCCGGTGGACTGTGGAGGCGCTGCAGGCGGCGGCGCCGCGCCTGGCCGAGGTCCCCTTCACTCTCAACCGGCCGTACTGATCGGCCCGCCGGGAGGTCGGCCGAGGCGCGGCCTCCTGCCGGGCGCCGGCGGCGAGAGGTTCCTGCCGCCGCACCCTTGCACCTCATATGTAATCCAGATAACTTAAACATCAGGGTCCAGTGGTCGATCAATGGACTGATCGGCCGTCCCCGCCGTTCGGCGGGCGGGCATCGAGGCGAGGAGGCGCTCGTGGGGCGAGCTGTGGGACCACGTCGAGATCCTCGCCCATTCAGAACCCACACCGTCGCGCCGCGGCGCACCAGGCTGGGGGAGTTATCGTGAGCCTCACCGTAAGCACGCCCGCGGCCGACGCCGTCATCGGTGACACGGATCGTTATCTGATCGTCTCCAGCGACTCGCACGCCGGCCCGGCGCTGGAGAAGGACCTCCGGCCGTATTGCCCACCGAGGTATCTCGCCGACTTCGACAGCTACGCCGACCGTTATCGCCGGGCGCTGTCGACGATGCCGGACCCGATGATCGAGGACGCGACCCAGCCGGCCCTCGACGCCTACGCGGCGCTGCTCGCCTGCGACGGCCTCCACGATCCGCACGCGTTCCTTCGTGACATGGACGCCGAGGGAATCGCCACGCAGGTCATCTTCGCCGGCGGCGGGAACAAGGAACCGCTGCCCTGGTCGGACGGTTTCAACGCGGGCGACCCGAACACCGACCCGGCGCTGCGCGCCGCGGGCGGCCACATCTGGAACCAGTGGCTGGCGGACTTCGCGTCCGTGGGCCCGGAGCGCCTCCTGGGCGTCATGCAGATCCCGATCTGGGACATCCCGGCAGCCGTCGACGAGATCCACTGGGGCAAGGAGCACGGGCTGCGGGCGATCAACTTCCCGGCGCCCAGGCCGGACTACCCCGCGTACAACGACCCGGTCTACGAGCCGTTCTGGTCGGCGGTCGAGGAGATCGACCTCCCGCTGGTCTGTCACGTCGCGAGTGGCATGCGTCCGACGATCTCCGGGCGCGGCGCCTTGATGATCTTCGCGACCGAGCTGCAGTTCTACAGCCGGCGAGCCTTCGGGCAGATGGCCTTCGGGGGCGTCTTCGACCGGCACCCCCGGCTGCGGCTCGGGTTCGTGGAGCAGCGCGCGGGCTGGGTGGCCGAGCACATCAAGGAGCTCGACTCCTGCTACGTGGACCCGCGCCGTGACTACAGCGACAAGCCGGACAGGTCGCCGGGGGAGTACTGGCGCGAGAACTGCTTCGTCGGGTGCAGCTTCATGGCCCGCTACGAGGCCGAGCTGCGCCACGACATCGGGCTGAACACCCTGCTGTGGGGCTCGGACTATCCGCACGTCGAAGGCACCTGGCGGCGCACCCCGCAGGCTCTTCGCAAGACGTTCGCGGGGCTGCCCCGGGCCGACGTCCGGGCCATCCTCGGCGACAACGCCCTGCGGGTGTACGGGCTCGATGAAAGCGTCCTGCGGCCGGTCGCGGACCGCATCGGGCCCACCGCGGCGGAACTCGACCGACCGCTGCCGCCCGACGAGCATCCCGCTCATCTGGGGCTGGCCTTCCGGGAGTTCGGGCCGTTCGCCTAGGCCAGCCGACCGATCGTCGTGCACCCGGCAGCCGCGGGCATGGCTGCCGGGGTCGGCCCGGCCTCCCGAACTGGCCGGCACCGCAACGCGTCCGCCCTGGTCAGCGGACCCGTACAGTGCCCGGCGGTGCGTGTCACCGGCGGGCGGATCAGGACTCAAGGAGAGCATCGTGACAGGCCGGCTTGAAGGCAAGGTTGCATTCATCACGGGCGCCGCGCGAGGCCAGGGGCGGGCGCACGCCCTCCGGATGGCGCAGGAGGGCGCCGACATCATCGCGGTCGACATCTGCCGGGACATCGCGTCGAACCCGTACCCGATGTCCCGGCCCGAGGACCTCGCGGAGACCGAGCGCCTCGTGAAGGAGACGGGCCGGCGGATCGTGGCCCGCCAGGGCGACGTGCGCGAGCGGCCCGAGCTGCGGTCGGCGCTGGACGACGGCCTGCGCGAGTTCGGCCGGCTGGACATCCTGGTGGCCCAGGCCGGCATCCTGCCGATGCACCCCGAGAAGCCGAACCCGATGGACTTCGTCGACGCCGTCGACGTCGACCTCCTCGGCGTGATGAACGCCGTCGCGGTGAGCCTGCCGCACCTCGGCGACTGGTCCTCGATCATCATCACCGGCTCGACCGCGGCCCAGATGGAGCACACGGTCCAGGGCGACCCGGGTGGCTCCGGCTACGGCTACGCCAAGACGATGCTGATGGAGTACACCCGCCAGATGGCCACGCACCTCATGGCGCAGCCGGTCCGGGTCAACTGCATTCACCCGACGAACGTCAACACGGGCCTGCTCCACAACGAGCTCATCTACAAGCTGCACCGTCCGGACCTCGAGAACCCCACCCGCGAGGACGTCGAGCCGGTCTTCCAGGCGACGCAGGGCATGCCCATTCCGTACATCCAGCCGCTGGACGTCGCCAACCTCGCCCTTTTCCTCGCGTCGGACGAGGCCCGGTACATCACCGGCCAGAACATCTGCGTGGACGCCGGGTCGCTGCTCAAGACGCCGGTGCACAGCGGCGGTTACTGATCGTCTGAGGTGGGCGCAGGAAAGTCGGTGAACGCCGCCGTGGAAATCCCAAACCGGGTACCGGACCGAAGCAGACAAGGAAACCGAACGTGATCACACAGGAAGTCGACATAAATTTCGATCTCCCAGAGATCGTCACCGATCCGGTCCCCACCTATGACCTGATTCGTTCCGCCGGCCGCGTCGTGCTCAACAAGCGGTTAGGCGTGTGGATGGTGCCCGGGTACGAGGACGTGCTCACGGTGCTGCACACCCCGGCGATCTTCTCGAACGCCGCGTACGGCATGGGCGAGCTGCCGCCGATTCTTGACGGTGCCGAGATCATGATCAACGCGGATCCGCCGAAGCACCAGCCGCTGCGCAAGGTGGCGCTGAACGCGTTCGTCCGGCGCAGCCTCCGCAAGATGGAGGACACGATCCAGCAGGTCGTCACGGATCTGCTCGACGACCCCGCGCTGGCCGACCCGCTGGCGGGCGGCGGCGAGGCCGAACTGGTGAACGCCTACTGCCGTCCGCTGCCCGCCCAGGTCATCGCGCGCCTGCTCGGCGTGCCGCTGAGCGACCTGCCGGACTTCGTCCGCTGGTCGGACGACCTCTCCGCGCTCATGGACTCGGGACAGCGGGGGACACCAGAACACCAGCTCCGCTGGCAGCGCGGCGCCGACTCCGGCGTGGAGATGAAGGCCTACCTGACCGACCAGATCAATCGGCACCGCCGCGAGGAGCACGACGACCTCATCAACGACCTGCTGGTCGCCAACGAGAACGGCATCCTGGACGACAAGGAGCTGCTCGCCACCTGCGTCCTGCTGATGATCGCGGGAAACGAGACCACCACCAAGCTCATCGGCACGTCGCTGCGGCTGCTGGGCAGCAATCCCGACGTCCGGCGCTCCCTCGTCGAGGACCCGAGCCTCATGGCGAACGCCGTCGAGGAGATCCTGCGGTACGAGGGTGTCACCACCATCGTTCCCCGCAACCTCACCCAGGACACGACCCTGGCCGGCGTGGACCTGCCGGCTGGGTCGATCGTGATGGCGCTGCTCGGCGCGGCCAACCGCGACCCAGAGGCCTTCGAGGACCCGAACAGGTTCGACATCTCCCGGCACACCTCGAACAGGCACGTGGCGTTCGGGCACGGTATCCACCTCTGCCTGGGCAACCAGCTCGCCCGGATGG is a genomic window of Pseudofrankia inefficax containing:
- a CDS encoding SDR family oxidoreductase; this translates as MGALEGRVAVITGAGRGLGREHALLFAREGASVVVNDVGGARDGSGTDATPAAEVVREIEALGGRAVVNGDDVSDAAGAQRLVRQAIDEFGALHILVNNAGILRDRMIVNMGDDEWDDVIRVHLRGHFLPTRAAAQYWREQHKAGQVLNPAVINTTSTSGLFNHAGQGNYGAAKTAIACLTMISQSEFGRYGVRVNAIAPSALTRMTAPADDATLADEVVARLDPANVSPFVAYLATETCPIEGRIFFVSGGKVLLFQPFAIVDGIETEGRWTVEALQAAAPRLAEVPFTLNRPY
- a CDS encoding amidohydrolase family protein is translated as MSLTVSTPAADAVIGDTDRYLIVSSDSHAGPALEKDLRPYCPPRYLADFDSYADRYRRALSTMPDPMIEDATQPALDAYAALLACDGLHDPHAFLRDMDAEGIATQVIFAGGGNKEPLPWSDGFNAGDPNTDPALRAAGGHIWNQWLADFASVGPERLLGVMQIPIWDIPAAVDEIHWGKEHGLRAINFPAPRPDYPAYNDPVYEPFWSAVEEIDLPLVCHVASGMRPTISGRGALMIFATELQFYSRRAFGQMAFGGVFDRHPRLRLGFVEQRAGWVAEHIKELDSCYVDPRRDYSDKPDRSPGEYWRENCFVGCSFMARYEAELRHDIGLNTLLWGSDYPHVEGTWRRTPQALRKTFAGLPRADVRAILGDNALRVYGLDESVLRPVADRIGPTAAELDRPLPPDEHPAHLGLAFREFGPFA
- a CDS encoding mycofactocin-coupled SDR family oxidoreductase; its protein translation is MTGRLEGKVAFITGAARGQGRAHALRMAQEGADIIAVDICRDIASNPYPMSRPEDLAETERLVKETGRRIVARQGDVRERPELRSALDDGLREFGRLDILVAQAGILPMHPEKPNPMDFVDAVDVDLLGVMNAVAVSLPHLGDWSSIIITGSTAAQMEHTVQGDPGGSGYGYAKTMLMEYTRQMATHLMAQPVRVNCIHPTNVNTGLLHNELIYKLHRPDLENPTREDVEPVFQATQGMPIPYIQPLDVANLALFLASDEARYITGQNICVDAGSLLKTPVHSGGY
- a CDS encoding cytochrome P450, which encodes MITQEVDINFDLPEIVTDPVPTYDLIRSAGRVVLNKRLGVWMVPGYEDVLTVLHTPAIFSNAAYGMGELPPILDGAEIMINADPPKHQPLRKVALNAFVRRSLRKMEDTIQQVVTDLLDDPALADPLAGGGEAELVNAYCRPLPAQVIARLLGVPLSDLPDFVRWSDDLSALMDSGQRGTPEHQLRWQRGADSGVEMKAYLTDQINRHRREEHDDLINDLLVANENGILDDKELLATCVLLMIAGNETTTKLIGTSLRLLGSNPDVRRSLVEDPSLMANAVEEILRYEGVTTIVPRNLTQDTTLAGVDLPAGSIVMALLGAANRDPEAFEDPNRFDISRHTSNRHVAFGHGIHLCLGNQLARMEARLALSAFLNRYPDYDLGDWQYRGVFLTRGLEYLKISVGR